The following are from one region of the Dreissena polymorpha isolate Duluth1 chromosome 2, UMN_Dpol_1.0, whole genome shotgun sequence genome:
- the LOC127867553 gene encoding uncharacterized protein LOC127867553 yields the protein MCNYVSYIYHAGMQNYRSHIPFHGGMYNYRSHILYHGGVYTYVSHILFHGGIYNFVSHILFHAGMYTLVSHILFHGGMYNYRSRILYHGGMNNYGSHILFHGGVYNYVSHIYHGSMYNYRSHILFHGGMYNYISHIYHGVMYSYRSHILFHGDMYNYISHKYHGGMYNYRYHILFHGGMYNYRSHILFHGGMYNYRSHILFHSGVYNYVSHILFHGGMYNFVSHIYHGGIYNYRSHILFHGGMYNYISHIYHGCMYNYRYHILFHGICTTIDLTFYFMAVCTTTDLTFYIMAVCTAMYLTFSFMAVCTALYLTFFFWRYVQLWISHSISWRYEQLWISNSISWRYLQL from the coding sequence ATGTGCAACTATGTATCTTACATATATCATGCCGGTATGCAAAACTATAGATCTCACATTCCATTTCATGGCGGTATGTACAACTACAGATCTCACATTCTATACCATGGCGGTGTTTATACCTATGTTTCTCACATTCTTTTTCATGGCGGTATATACAACTTTGTATCTCACATTCTTTTTCATGCCGGTATGTACACCTTGGTATCTCACATTCTTTTTCATGGCGGTATGTACAACTATAGATCTCGCATTCTATATCATGGCGGTATGAACAACTATGGATCTCACATTCTATTTCATGGCGGTGTGTACAACTATGTATCTCACATATATCATGGCAGTATGTACAACTATAGATCTCACATTCTATTTCATGGCGGTATGTACAACTATATATCTCACATATATCATGGCGTTATGTACAGCTATAGATCTCACATTCTATTCCATGGCGATATGTACAACTAtatttctcacaaatatcatggcGGTATGTACAACTATAGATATCACATTCTATTTCATGGCGGCATGTACAACTATAGATCTCACATTCTATTTCATGGCGGTATGTACAACTATAGATCTCACATTCTATTTCATAGCGGTGTGTACAACTATGTATCTCACATTCTTTTTCATGGCGGTATGTACAACTTTGTATCTCACATATATCATGGCGGTATATACAACTATAGATCTCACATTCTATTTCATGGCGGTATGTATAACTATATATCTCACATATATCATGGGTGTATGTACAACTATAGATATCACATTCTATTTCATGGCATATGTACAACTATAGATCTCACATTCTATTTCATGGCGGTATGTACAACTACAGATCTCACATTCTATATCATGGCGGTGTGTACAGCTATGTATCTCACATTCTCTTTTATGGCGGTATGTACAGCTTTGTATCTCACATTCTTTTTTTGGCGGTATGTACAACTATGGATTTCACATTCTATTTCATGGCGGTATGAACAACTATGGATTTCAAATTCTATTTCATGGAGGTATTTACAACTATGA